The Anoplolepis gracilipes chromosome 14, ASM4749672v1, whole genome shotgun sequence genome includes a window with the following:
- the Phrf1 gene encoding PHD and ring finger domains 1 — MSSDSDYTCLVRRHTHKRKKIVISDSDSSDDSIIVQTRRKKKIYRVVSEGENSSDDSDVPKPVIRRQNHRVISEDESNYDSTSEASKSTQSDSSSTSEWQTDWSSTDELTEDCKKYNAKHKILSKTKRGKAGNPGPSSSPNADVHSDSSDEQSEKCPICLLPFRKQQVGTPSACDHCFCLDCLLEWSKNINTCPVDRQSFTVIHVRNNLGGKIIKHVPVEIVPRIENQVQDDPTFCEVCHQSDREDRMLLCDSCDHGYHLECLTPPMTAVPIEEWFCPDCTNRTNERAFVTNFLPTLMMSRRPNRRILQFGNDGGLGIFRRIFPHIRNVDDRTFVPASLRNRAREVRDHAPADIPEQFNDPNLPSTSSGLDSIGDNSRSRSPNTSLEGNASSSTRSNKQSKTKTTKRKKRKHKKTSKRSSSSVVREVRITELNDDGEEEEIVTYVKVASSTSRRKCKKRTKKTRKRRKHKRRARTVASMLTSKNAVRRRLASTLGMKKPTVPQLLPTVKNNISIPEKSALINARYNAGIPQVSLFGNNLGIDFSPPGSDDDDNEYSIGNGPLINIRQRRSAVPSIRRRAILKTIVNPIDEMENTSAMDLLSSIMNNQELWHSTKKKDDVILKADGTLVVNNPDKENKHSINNNESPKKEKQNEEEIMRRKEVNHLKVVDTPLNLSNVNPNDITQAPMYNNPCGSSGGGGGGGGGGNRGNFRGGYGRDNSGRHSGHGGQSYGGGRDSLPPGGGRHNYSGGTGGGGPRDNFGNRDFGPPPFYNPNFEHCGGPPMFGAHAPPPPFRSRNPQHFRNERLRFPPPPPPPVERPFNYTDGSSGGFEPRPPFPHTTDRFPRTRPPQLGIPPANSLPIASPNAAPDTLNVQSPARLHNSLPSVNLPEDAMRNYRASPEQNDRIVVPEPVAAPATTRQDNDDCDIYCDIEPPSKPDCDVQEELHSNGSMILLPPPEPPSGLLDFEENSRSDKDNDSEQELVIDDSHKEDTPKDLPTSGDKYDPFAADSDSNDDAAALIDEKMVLEKVQVSRNSLDNCNIPMPVTPLLISTTSYPPMPAVATAAESRERSIRQEPIRLTAYDDDDDNDSQSDCPNFSIYSSQTMDVARHTEQELSQQLGPLQPPPLPPNIPDDDDIIVGDIQACDLPDVPPEPADPYLEALQKERQTLSKIPPKKISHDSHRGKITFKIGYKLRLNNRLSGLHSDDHSVNSQNASFHQKKAAMAPPIDEQQQQQQQQQQERDGDKNVSSSKSTMESTAIKSPIALNQLIGPRLEEDEKNMSTEIATPSSLKKNTSLQFPSRRESEELGSESLSDEEAAKLDETKSRHSDVASPSREEEEEEEGEQETSPQPTATEDENIAVTESMVSSAFRLSPRKLDDGELNIECKEDSQEGNDATTSKAGLSYSNDVLQGEASACDDDSQERESSSEDYDRSPSSRRDKPAMNCEDKENDASSELNEDPLQQLQEKASFSTETVVDDDIEQFPIEKDKLEDDPPAPTDSNWDSDGAYTPCKDELPVRDEGSQASERRAASFEVGLEPITPTKDKTNDDLDDCRTPPAGYAELGTEAISETDEAINFEEELNALALRKEKEMEDGEIPDDSKLNTKEREKSKEEKEEEDNKRKKKKDKKEKSKESTEKNKENISSDNLVAWKKLSKSTKERPYRDKDKRSKSKEKEKDKDKDKSSKKKTKEVGKKKEKRKELPRYDVRKIVAEKPSRPRKDEYGRDIREKSRSRSRSRSSDKIRSGSRDRRSRSYSKGRSRSRSRLRLSWSRDRGRSYSRSCRSISRKRSSSRTKRKTSRRRSVSRRRSLSRRHSISRRRSRSLSRKRQRSLSPRRRSRRSLSRSRDKRKDKTKKYKSRSRSRNRKRSRSKSPKRMSSKSREKKHSKRKVHSRSRSKGRSISRDRDRNRNWDQLNEKSVDHEQQFPREREEHERSWSAQWTPSWSRSRSKTPPHIQQEPIGSRNWSPPPVLNSVSPKNLTVILTNKEAIKKKKKERRKESRKSKEMEKRRKSKRNRTPPPSKEVFASGDNILVSVCFNKDNETNPATTPELPQTIPLVPPIKRRRRESVQTESSVPSAKRSKKEKTKDKRSKSPKVKKDKKKKSKAAEIAATKKPVAVIDLDQSPFREQTPSPRDVIVLSDDDDKQAQEALAASPEQCPPSQASPPREQFVSQGPKTPPEPQIKFSINKQPSNLRPSLINPLLEEEEEEEEEEEEEEEEEEMIDERVEEELEMRAQEELELRLKIGPNTPPEPPTSPPTSPDAYDPFDPTKSRSPTPDASQEATPNDERDRAQRNSPRKHDGTVDAPLPLDEPTQQQEQPSQEKPMEKPKIISMVTIKRPSPQRDVSASSPAPENQTDIAQSCNSPPPKTQQNPQSNVQSTANPFATINPVLATVAAAVQRSFNTSTTNATQRTLLQSNRISPSNQIKQRTNDRPQLPNVFANSAKSSTMARASKSTQSKNSSTIGQNGSDAPIDMTNDNVVDMSSPYSPGSTLSDGLFDPPSPANFNNSPVANPPPLPAATKTAAPKVNKSAEKKDAFDALFSGILPPVKTATKNRSKKVAKEKTKKSTNPKVGVRMDENQLQILDDLPSSAVEMQVKDKFLKKLNRQERVVEEVKLVLKPHYTKKHVTKEEYKDIMRKAVPKICHNKTGEINPKKIAHLIEAYVRKCRNNKKKTSSTKITKPTKTLWS; from the exons ATGTCAAGTGACAGTGATTATACTTGTCTGGTACGTCGTCATACTCATAAACGGAAGAAAATTGTCATCAGTGACAGTGATAGCAGCGATGACTCTATTATTGTACAAactcgaagaaaaaaaaaaatatat AGAGTTGTTAGCGAAGGGGAAAATAGCAGCGACGATAGTGATGTACCTAAACCTGTGATTAGACGACAAAACCAT AGAGTTATTAGTGAGGATGAATCTAATTATGATAGCACATCAGAGGCAAGCAAATCCACTCAGAGTG ATAGTAGTAGCACATCTGAATGGCAAACCGATTGGAGTAGTACCGATGAATTGACAGAAGACTGTAAGAAATACAATGCTAAGCATAAGATTTTATCTAAAACAAAGAGGGGGAAAGCTGGCAATCCCGGTCCTTCCTCATCACCCAATGCCGATGTCCACTCTGATAGCAGTGATGAACAGTCAGAGAAATGTCCTATATGTCTACTGCCATTTAGAAAACAGCAAGTTGGTACACCATCTGCTTGTGATCACTGCTTTTGTTTAGATTGTTTATTGGAATGgagtaaaaacattaatacttGTCCTGTGGATCGTCAATCTTTCACCGTCATCCATGTTAGAAATAATCTCGGAGGCAAG ATCATAAAACATGTACCAGTAGAAATTGTGCCACGCATTGAAAATCAAGTGCAAGATGATCCAACATTTTGCGAAGTTTGTCATCAAAGTGACAGAGAAGATCGAATGTTACTTTGCGACAGTTGTGATCATGGCTATCATTTGGAGTGTTTAACACCTCCAATGACTGCAGTTCCCATAGAGGAATGGTTTTGCCCAGATTGTACGAATCGCACAAATGAGAGAGCG TTTGTAACGAACTTTTTGCCAACTCTTATGATGTCACGACGTCCTAATCGGCGTATTCTTCAATTCGGAAACGACGGTGGCTTAGGCATATTTCGTAGAATATTTCCTCATATTCGCAATGTTGACGATCGTACGTTCGTACCTGCTAGCCTTCGCAATCGCGCTCGCGAAGTGCGCGATCACGCTCCAGCAGACATTCCCGAGCAATTTAACGATCCGAATTTGCCATCTACTTCATCCGGCCTCGATTCGATTGGTGATAATAGTCGAAGTCGTTCTCCAAACACTAGTTTAGAGGGTAATGCTTCTTCGTCTACGCGTTCGAACAAACAATCCAAGACTAAAacaacgaaaagaaaaaagaggaagCACAAGAAAACCTCCAAGAGAAGCAGCAGTAGTGTAGTTCGAGAGGTGCGAATCACAGAATTGAACGATGATGGTGAAGAGGAAGAAATAGTGACATATGTCAAAGTCGCATCATCCACGTCAAGAAGGAAGTGTaagaaaagaacaaaaaaaacgcGCAAG AGGAGAAAACACAAACGACGAGCCCGTACTGTAGCATCCATGCTGACTAGTAAAAATGCAGTAAGAAGAAGATTAGCCTCCACACTTGGCATGAAGAAGCCAACAGTGCCGCAGCTCCTACCTAccgtgaaaaataatatttctattcctGAGAAAAGCGCTCTCATCAACGCCAGATACAATGCCGGTATACCCCAAGTCAGTCTTTTTGGGAATAATCTGGGAATAGATTTCAGCCCACCTGG AtcggacgacgacgacaatgaATATTCCATTGGAAATGGTCCGCTGATAAATATACGACAACGACGATCCGCAGTACCATCAATCAGACGTCGCGCTATTCTAAAAACTATCGTTAATCCGATTGATGAAATGGAGAATACGAGCGCGATGGATTTGCTGAGTAGTATAATGAACAATCAAGAGCTGTGGCATTCGACCAAGAAGAAGGACGACGTGATCCTAAAGGCCGATGGTACATTGGTGGTGAACAATCCTGATAAAGAGAATAAACATAGCATCAATAACAATGAAAGtccaaagaaagaaaaacagaatGAAGAGGAAATTATGCGGCGAAAAGAGGTGAACCATTTGAAGGTGGTAGATACGCCGCTAAATCTGTCTAACGTCAATCCCAATGATATCACCCAAGCGCCAATGTACAATAATCCCTGCGGCAGCAGTGGCGGCGGTGGtggaggtggtggtggcggtAATCGAGGCAACTTCCGGGGTGGCTATGGTCGCGACAACAGTGGTCGACATAGTGGCCACGGGGGACAGAGCTACGGTGGCGGTCGCGATTCGCTGCCGCCAGGCGGTGGCAGACACAACTACAGCGGCGGAACCGGCGGTGGTGGTCCGCGGGACAACTTCGGGAACCGCGACTTTGGTCCGCCGCCGTTCTACAATCCCAATTTTGAGCACTGCGGCGGACCTCCCATGTTTGGCGCCCAcgcaccgccgccgccgttcCGCAGCCGTAATCCGCAACATTTCCGAAATGAGCGGTTGCGTTTTCctccgccgccaccgccgcccgTCGAACGACCGTTTAATTACACGGACGGCAGTAGCGGCGGCTTTGAGCCGAGACCGCCGTTTCCTCACACGACGGACCGATTTCCCAGAACTAGACCACCTCAGTTAGGTATACCACCTGCCAATAGTTTACCCATCGCATCACCAAATGCGGCGCCAGATACCCTGAACGTGCAGTCACCGGCGCGCCTACATAATAGCCTACCTTCAGTTAATCTACCTGAGGACGCGATGCGAAATTACCGGGCATCTCCCGAACAGAATGATCGCATCGTAGTGCCTGAACCTGTAGCCGCGCCAGCTACTACGCGCCAGGATAACGATGACTGCGATATCTACTGCGACATCGAGCCGCCATCCAAACCTGATTGTGACGTACAGGAAGAACTTCATAGCAACGGTTCGATGATTCTGTTGCCACCACCGGAACCGCCGTCTGGTTTGTTGGATTTTGAAGAAAACTCTAGAAGTGACAAGGACAATGACAGCGAGCAGGAGTTGGTGATTGATGACAGTCATAAGGAGGACACGCCGAAAGACTTACCGACGAGCGGTGACAAGTACGATCCATTCGCTGCTGACAGTGATAGTAACGACGACGCTGCTGCTTTGATAGATGAGAAGATGGTGCTCGAGAAGGTGCAAGTATCGCGAAACAGTCtagataattgtaatataccaATGCCGGTTACACCGTTGTTGATTTCTACTACAAGTTATCCTCCGATGCCAGCAGTTGCAACAGCAGCTGAAAGTAGAGAACGATCTATTCGACAAGAACCTATTCGACTGACCGCatatgacgacgacgacgacaatgaCTCCCAGTCAGACTGTCCGAATTTCTCCATTTACTCTTCGCAGACTATGGATGTGGCTAGGCACACGGAACAGGAACTATCGCAGCAGCTCGGACCACTTCAACCACCGCCATTACCGCCTAATATTCCCGACGATGATGATATCATCGTGGGAGACATCCAAGCGTGCGATCTACCGGATGTGCCTCCCGAACCTGCCGACCCTTATCTCGAGGCCCTGCAAAAAGAGCGACAAACTTTGAGTAAGATACCACCGAAAAAGATCTCGCACGATTCGCACCGCGGCAAGATTACCTTCAAGATCGGCTACAAACTAAGACTAAACAACCGGCTGAGCGGGCTGCATTCCGACGATCACAGTGTAAACTCGCAGAATGCGAGTTTTCATCAGAAAAAAGCAGCGATGGCACCGCCGATCGACgagcaacagcaacagcagcagcagcagcagcaagaGCGAGATGGTGACAAGAATGTCAGTTCGTCCAAGTCAACAATGGAATCCACGGCAATAAAATCGCCGATAGCATTGAACCAGTTGATAGGACCGCGACTTGAAGAGGATGAAAAGAATATGTCGACAGAAATTGCTACACCGAGCTCGCTTAAAAAGAATACATCACTCCAATTTCCTAGTCGACGCGAAAGCGAAGAACTCGGTTCGGAAAGCTTGTCAGATGAGGAAGCTGCCAAGTTGGATGAGACGAAATCGAGACATAGTGACGTCGCGTCGCCCAgcagagaggaagaagaagaagaagaaggcgAACAGGAAACTTCACCGCAACCGACAGCGACGGAAGATGAGAACATTGCGGTCACGGAGAGTATGGTATCGTCCGCTTTTCGGTTATCTCCAAGAAAGTTGGATGACGGTGAATTGAATATAGAGTGCAAGGAGGACTCGCAGGAAGGTAACGATGCAACAACGAGCAAAGCCGGATTGAGCTATTCTAACGATGTATTACAAGGCGAAGCGAGCGCGTGCGACGACGATTCACAGGAACGAGAGTCGAGCAGCGAAGACTATGATCGTTCGCCCAGCAGCCGTAGGGACAAGCCTGCTATGAATTGCGAAGATAAGGAAAATGACGCATCGAGCGAACTTAACGAGGATCCGTTGCAGCAGTTGCAGGAAAAAGCGAGCTTCTCGACGGAGACGGTGGTAGATGACGACATCGAGCAATTCCCAATAGAAAAGGATAAGTTAGAGGACGATCCGCCTGCGCCGACCGACAGCAACTGGGATTCGGATGGCGCTTACACACCTTGCAAAGACGAATTACCTGTGAGGGACGAGGGTTCGCAAGCATCGGAACGACGCGCGGCGTCGTTTGAGGTCGGCTTGGAGCCAATCACTCCAACGAAAGATAAGACGAATGATGACCTCGACGATTGTAGGACACCACCGGCGGGTTACGCCGAATTAGGTACCGAAGCTATATCCGAGACCGACGAGGCGATAAATTTCGAGGAAGAATTAAACGCCTTGGCATTACGCAAGGAAAAGGAGATGGAGGACGGTGAAATACCGGATGATAGCAAATTGAATACAAAGGAACGCGAAAAAtctaaagaagagaaagaagaagaggataataaaagaaaaaagaagaaggacAAGAAGGAAAAGAGTAAAGAAAGTACGGAGAAGAACAAGGAAAACATTTCGTCGGATAATCTAGTCGCGTGGAAAAAGCTCTCGAAAAGCACGAAAGAAAGACCATACCGCGACAAGGACAAACGATCCAAGtcgaaggagaaagagaaggacaAAGATAAGGATAAGTCTTCCAAGAAAAAGACGAAAGAGGTAGGTaagaagaaggagaagagaAAGGAGCTTCCGCGATATGACGTGAGGAAGATTGTGGCCGAGAAACCGTCGCGACCGAGAAAGGATGAGTACGGTAGGGATATCAGGGAAAAGTCGCGAAGCAGATCAAGAAGTCGATCGTCGGACAAGATTCGATCGGGCTCGAGAGATCGACGGAGTCGGTCGTATTCAAAGGGACGGTCCAGGAGCAGATCCCGTCTTCGATTGTCCTGGTCGAGAGATCGCGGTCGATCCTATTCTAGATCGTGCCGTTCAATCTCACGCAAGAGGTCGTCATCCCGTACCAAACGCAAGACTTCGCGAAGACGATCTGTTTCGCGTAGACGATCTCTCTCGAGACGACACTCGATTTCTCGAAGACGATCGCGGTCACTGTCGCGTAAGCGACAACGATCGCTGTCACCTAGACGACGATCGAGGCGGTCGTTGTCGAGGTCACGCGACAAACGGAAGGATAAGACAAAGAAATACAAGTCACGTAGTCGCTCGAGGAATCGTAAGAGATCGCGTAGCAAGTCTCCAAAGAGGATGTCGTCCAAATCGCGTGAGAAGAAACACAGTAAGAGGAAGGTTCACAGCCGATCCCGATCGAAGGGTAGATCGATTTCGCGAGATCGCGATCGTAATAGAAATTGGGATCAGCTAAATGAGAAGAGCGTGGACCACGAACAGCAATTTCCGCGTGAGCGAGAGGAGCATGAACGTTCATGGAGCGCGCAATGGACACCATCTTGGTCGCGATCGAGATCTAAAACGCCACCGCACATCCAACAAGAGCCAATTGGGTCGCGCAACTGGTCGCCACCGCCCGTGTTAAATAGCGTATCACCGAAGAACTTGACCGTTATACTGACAAACAAGGAAGCgataaagaagaagaagaaagagcgCAGGAAAGAGAGCCGAAAATCTAAGGAGATGGAAAAGCGACGGAAGAGCAAACGCAATAGAACTCCGCCGCCATCCAAGGAAGTATTCGCCAGCGGTGATAACATATTGGTAAGCGTATGCTTTAACAAggataacgagacgaatccgGCGACTACGCCAGAACTGCCTCAGACGATTCCTTTGGTACCACCGATAAAACGTCGACGAAGAGAATCAGTTCAGACGGAGTCCTCCGTGCCTTCTGCGAAGCGATCGAAGAAGGAGAAAACGAAGGACAAACGATCCAAGTCGCCTAAGGTGAAAAAGGACAAGAAGAAGAAATCCAAAGCGGCGGAAATAGCGGCAACGAAGAAGCCTGTGGCTGTCATCGATCTGGATCAATCGCCGTTCCGTGAACAGACGCCATCACCGCGTGATGTTATTGTGCTGAGCGACGACGATGACAAACAAGCGCAGGAGGCACTCGCTGCATCGCCGGAGCAGTGCCCACCGTCACAGGCGTCGCCGCCGCGTGAACAGTTTGTTTCGCAGGGCCCGAAGACGCCGCCGGAACCGCAGATTAAGTTCTCTATAAACAAGCAACCCAGTAATCTCAGACCATCCTTAATAAATCCACTGctagaagaggaagaagaagaagaggaggaggaggaggaagaggaggaggaagaagagatgATAGATGAGCGCGTCGAGGAAGAGCTAGAGATGCGAGCACAGGAGGAGCTGGAGCTACGTCTAAAGATTGGGCCCAACACACCCCCGGAACCGCCCACGTCTCCACCGACTTCGCCAGATGCATATGATCCTTTTGATCCTACTAAGTCTCGTTCTCCGACACCGGATGCGAGTCAAGAAGCTACGCCGAACGACGAACGCGATCGGGCGCAGCGCAATTCACCGAGAAAACATGACGGAACGGTGGACGCTCCATTGCCGTTGGACGAACCAACTCAGCAACAGGAACAGCCCAGTCAGGAGAAACCGATGGAGAAACCAAAGATAATATCAATGGTGACAATCAAGAGACCATCGCCGCAAAGGGATGTATCTGCATCTTCCCCTGCGCCGGAGAACCAAACTGACATAGCTCAATCGTGCAACAGCCCTCCTCCCAAGACTCAACAGAATCCGCAATCGAACGTGCAATCGACTGCCAATCCATTCGCTACCATTAACCCTGTGCTAGCAACCGTGGCAGCCGCAGTGCAAAGAAGCTTCAACACCAGCACAACCAACGCCACGCAGAGAACGTTGTTACAG TCTAATCGTATCTCGCCAAGCAATCAGATAAAACAACGTACAAATGATAGGCCGCAGCTTCCTAATGTATTCGCGAATTCTGCAAAGTCGTCCACCATGGCGCGAGCTTCCAAATCCACTCAGAGTAAAAATAGCTCGACGATAGGTCAGAATGGCAGCGACGCGCCCATAGATATGACGAATGACAATGTCGTCGATATGTCGTCGCCGTATTCACCAGGCTCGACCTTGAGCGACGGTCTCTTCGATCCACCTAGTCCTGCCAACTTTAATAACTCGCCTGTTGCAAACCCACCACCACTACCAGCCGCCACTAAGACTGCCGCGCCCAAGGTTAACAAAAGCGCGGAGAAGAAGGACGCTTTCGATGCACTGTTCAGTGGAATATTGCCGCCTGTCAAAACTGCAACCAAGAATAGAAGTAAAAAAGTCGCCAAGGAAAAGACGAAAAAGT CTACTAATCCCAAAGTTGGCGTACGTATGGATGAAAATCAGCTCCAAATTCTGGACGATCTACCTAGTTCTGCTGTAGAAATGCAAGTTAAGGACAAG TTTCTCAAGAAACTAAATCGACAGGAGAGAGTGGTAGAGGAAGTGAAATTAGTTCTCAAACCCCATTACACCAAAAAACATGTGACAAAAGAAGAATACAAAGATATCATGCGCAAAGCTGTACCTAAG ATATGCCATAATAAAACAGGCGAAATCAATCCTAAAAAGATAGCGCACTTAATAGAAGCATATGTAAGAAAGTGTCGAAACAACAAGAAGAAGACTTCTTCTACCAAAATAACAAAACCTAC GAAGACTCTATGGAGTTGA